From one Alicyclobacillus acidocaldarius subsp. acidocaldarius Tc-4-1 genomic stretch:
- the mmgD gene encoding citrate synthase, which yields MSEAYRPGLENVIACETEISFLDVDHEEIVLRGYDLIDLAKKVSYIDIVGLLIDKRLPNDEERRDIERALKSHRQVPLNIWAILKQLPPTTHPMDMLRTGVSALSGFDPNLEDQSPAANRQRAMRLLAQVPQIVAASHHIAHGRDPIPPKDDLSFVANGLYMITGREPSADEVKYFDQVLMVYCEHELPNSTFAARVITSTLSDMYGALTGAVASLKGPLHGGANEAVMEMLLEAETVEGFERMIREKLANKEKIMGFGHRVYMRKMDPRAQMMKEALQEMAGSNPEAKKWLDMCVAGETIMRDEKGLYPNLDYYAAPVMYMLGIPVPLFTPVFFAARVVGLSAHVMEQLANNRIFRPRVLYKGPRGLKA from the coding sequence GTTCCTGGATGTCGATCACGAAGAGATTGTCCTGCGCGGGTACGACCTGATCGATCTCGCCAAGAAAGTGTCGTATATTGATATCGTTGGCCTGCTGATTGACAAGCGCTTGCCTAACGACGAAGAACGGCGAGACATTGAGCGCGCGCTGAAGTCGCATCGCCAGGTCCCATTGAACATTTGGGCCATCCTCAAGCAGCTTCCGCCGACCACGCACCCCATGGACATGTTGCGCACCGGGGTCTCGGCGCTCTCGGGGTTTGATCCGAATCTCGAGGATCAGTCGCCCGCGGCGAATCGGCAGCGCGCGATGCGGCTCCTAGCCCAGGTGCCACAGATTGTCGCGGCAAGCCATCACATCGCGCACGGGCGAGATCCGATTCCGCCCAAGGACGACTTGTCGTTTGTGGCAAATGGCTTGTATATGATCACGGGGCGCGAGCCGAGCGCGGATGAGGTCAAGTACTTTGATCAGGTGCTCATGGTGTACTGTGAGCACGAGCTGCCGAACTCCACTTTCGCGGCGCGCGTCATCACGTCCACGCTGTCCGACATGTACGGGGCGCTGACGGGCGCGGTAGCTTCGCTCAAGGGACCACTGCACGGCGGCGCGAACGAGGCGGTCATGGAGATGTTGCTCGAAGCCGAGACCGTGGAAGGCTTCGAACGGATGATCCGGGAAAAGCTCGCAAACAAGGAGAAGATCATGGGGTTCGGCCATCGCGTGTACATGCGCAAGATGGATCCCCGCGCCCAAATGATGAAGGAAGCGCTGCAAGAGATGGCCGGATCGAATCCCGAGGCCAAGAAGTGGCTTGACATGTGCGTGGCCGGCGAGACCATCATGCGGGACGAGAAGGGGCTGTATCCGAACCTCGACTACTACGCGGCGCCGGTCATGTATATGCTTGGTATCCCGGTTCCGCTCTTCACACCGGTGTTCTTCGCGGCGCGCGTCGTGGGGCTTTCGGCGCACGTCATGGAGCAGTTGGCGAACAACCGCATTTTCCGCCCGCGCGTGCTGTACAAAGGGCCGCGCGGCCTGAAGGCGTAA